From Pseudomonas sp. FP2335, the proteins below share one genomic window:
- a CDS encoding TolC family protein, producing MNKSHKLFGASLLALAISGCAVTSKPIERSVSEQRARSDLQGMYKDQEPLSGPLTLHQAMARAVKYNLEGRLKVMEEALAKRQSDLSSFDMLPRMALSAGYAGRNNTNASSSQSVRTGTQSLEPSTSQDRDRRVADLTMVWNVLDFGVSYISAKQQGDQRLIIQERRRKVINTIVQDVRSAYWRAVAAERLLGQIDSLMARVDQAQSNSQSMSEQRIGDPVQALGYQRSLIEATRQLQEQRRALSLAKTELATLINLPMGTELKLATPDDYSVPQLKVNLASLEQEALANRPELREQDYQTRISAAETRKAMLRLLPGLEFSAGGHYDSNSFLVDNRWADYGAKVTWNLFNVISAPAAIDVAKAGEEVATARRQAMSIAVLAQIYVANANYQDAVRQFKTNEQLANIDGQILTQLRNRHQAAGLGELDLIQGELNTLQADLRRDLAYADLRNAYGQIFASAGLDPLPEQLDSDRVQSIATALAGRESAWAAGNIAAPVASAVVK from the coding sequence ATGAATAAAAGTCATAAGTTGTTCGGCGCCAGCTTGCTGGCGCTGGCGATCAGCGGTTGTGCGGTCACCAGCAAGCCGATTGAACGCAGCGTCAGCGAGCAGCGCGCTCGCAGCGACCTGCAGGGCATGTACAAGGATCAGGAACCGCTGAGCGGCCCGTTGACCCTGCACCAGGCCATGGCCCGCGCGGTGAAGTACAACCTCGAAGGCCGTTTGAAGGTGATGGAAGAGGCGTTGGCCAAGCGTCAATCCGACCTCTCCAGCTTTGACATGCTGCCGCGCATGGCGCTGTCGGCCGGTTATGCCGGGCGCAACAACACCAACGCCTCCAGCAGCCAGAGTGTGCGTACCGGCACCCAGTCCCTGGAACCGTCCACCTCCCAGGACCGCGACCGTCGCGTGGCGGACCTGACCATGGTGTGGAACGTGCTCGACTTTGGCGTCAGCTACATCAGCGCCAAGCAGCAAGGCGACCAACGCCTGATCATCCAGGAACGCCGCCGCAAGGTGATCAACACCATCGTCCAAGACGTGCGCTCGGCCTACTGGCGCGCCGTGGCGGCCGAACGTTTGCTCGGCCAGATCGACAGCCTGATGGCCCGCGTCGACCAGGCCCAGAGCAACAGCCAAAGCATGAGCGAGCAACGCATCGGCGACCCGGTGCAAGCCCTCGGCTACCAGCGTTCACTGATCGAGGCCACGCGCCAATTGCAGGAGCAGCGCCGCGCGTTGTCCCTGGCCAAGACCGAGCTGGCGACCTTGATCAACCTACCCATGGGCACCGAGCTCAAGCTGGCCACGCCGGACGACTACAGCGTGCCGCAACTGAAGGTCAACCTCGCCAGCCTGGAACAGGAAGCCCTGGCCAACCGTCCTGAGCTGCGCGAGCAGGACTACCAGACCCGCATCAGCGCCGCCGAAACCCGCAAAGCCATGCTGCGCCTGCTGCCGGGCCTGGAATTCAGCGCCGGCGGGCATTACGACAGCAACTCGTTCCTGGTGGACAACCGCTGGGCCGACTACGGTGCCAAGGTCACCTGGAACCTGTTCAACGTGATCTCGGCCCCGGCCGCCATCGACGTGGCCAAGGCCGGCGAAGAAGTCGCCACCGCCCGCCGCCAGGCGATGTCCATCGCGGTGCTGGCGCAGATCTACGTGGCCAACGCCAACTACCAGGACGCCGTGCGTCAGTTCAAGACCAACGAGCAACTGGCGAATATCGACGGGCAGATCCTCACCCAGCTGCGCAACCGTCACCAAGCTGCTGGCCTCGGCGAGCTCGACCTGATCCAGGGCGAACTCAACACCCTGCAAGCCGACCTGCGCCGCGACCTGGCCTACGCCGACCTGCGCAACGCCTACGGCCAGATCTTCGCCAGCGCCGGTCTCGACCCGCTGCCCGAGCAACTGGACTCCGACCGCGTGCAGAGCATCGCCACCGCCCTGGCCGGTCGCGAGTCGGCGTGGGCGGCGGGCAACATCGCCGCGCCGGTGGCGTCTGCCGTGGTCAAGTAA
- a CDS encoding DUF2789 domain-containing protein, whose translation MESPVHSLSSLFKQLGLPDDAQSIDKFLVVHSPLKPELELADAFFWTPSQSAFLREEKRKDADWAELVDELDVLLRKGRGV comes from the coding sequence ATGGAATCGCCTGTGCATAGCTTGTCGTCGTTGTTCAAGCAGTTGGGACTGCCGGATGACGCGCAGAGTATCGATAAATTCTTGGTGGTTCATTCGCCGCTCAAACCCGAGCTGGAACTGGCCGATGCGTTTTTCTGGACGCCCAGCCAGAGCGCGTTTTTGCGTGAGGAGAAACGCAAGGATGCGGACTGGGCGGAGTTGGTGGATGAGTTGGACGTGTTGTTGAGGAAGGGGCGGGGGGTGTAA
- a CDS encoding MarR family winged helix-turn-helix transcriptional regulator, producing the protein MNLSSSMVVGARNWRKICQTTLVSYGISEACAVPLLMIGRLGDGVHQVTVAQASGMESPSLVRLLDQLCNGGYVCRTEDIHDRRAKALSLTERGRELVQAVEVQLVRLRKEVLADIAPDDMAAALRVLRAFEAASL; encoded by the coding sequence ATGAACCTCAGCAGCAGCATGGTGGTGGGCGCCCGTAACTGGCGCAAAATCTGCCAGACCACGCTGGTGAGCTACGGTATTTCCGAAGCCTGCGCGGTGCCGCTGTTGATGATCGGCCGCCTGGGCGACGGTGTGCATCAGGTAACAGTCGCCCAGGCTTCGGGGATGGAAAGCCCGTCGCTGGTGCGCCTGCTCGACCAGTTGTGCAACGGCGGCTACGTGTGCCGCACCGAAGACATTCACGACCGCCGCGCCAAGGCCCTGAGCCTCACCGAGCGTGGCCGTGAGCTGGTGCAGGCGGTGGAAGTGCAACTGGTGCGCCTGCGCAAGGAAGTCCTGGCGGACATCGCCCCCGACGATATGGCAGCCGCCTTGCGCGTGCTGCGGGCCTTCGAGGCGGCGAGCCTTTGA
- a CDS encoding FUSC family protein has protein sequence MNGFFTGFPPARDWFYGVRTFAASMIALYIAMLMQMPRPYWAMATVYIVSSPFVGPTSSKALYRAIGTLMGAAAAVFFVPMFVQSPYVLVVVIALWTGILLFLSMHLRTANNYALMLAGYTLPLIALPVVDNPLAVWDVAEARTEEIFLGIAVAAVVGAMFWPRRLAPVFDGSVSKWFADAQVYSQRFLTRNVTPEEVSSLRGGMVATFNTLELMIGQLPHEGARPQTVRNTKELRGRMIHLLPVVEELDDALYAVEQRAPQYLEQLTPLLEASNQWLQSSAENPTLDSWRALRDQLEALLPSGEALDERHTLLFSNALYRLGEWIDLWQDCRSLQAAIACESQVTWRAVYRHWRLGRLTPFLDRGLMFYSAFSTVTAIIVASVLWILLGWTDGGSAVILAAVACSFFASMDDPAPQIYRFFFWTAMSVLFASLYLFLVLPNLHDFPMLVLAFALPFICIGTLTVQPRFYLGMLLTLVNTSSFISIQGAYDADFLNFANVNLAGPVGLLFAFVWTLIARPFGAELAAKRLTRFSWHDIVGMTEPATLNEHRHLAAQMLDRLMQHLPRLAIIGQDTGIALRDLRVALNLLDLLAYSPRILGVPRVLLNQVVEGVGGYFKACLKAGERLPAPSGLLMTLDRTRRALNGQGLQDEDDTRVHLLHALAGLRLALLPGVEFIGGAEMQAPLPDGAPL, from the coding sequence TTGAACGGATTCTTTACCGGTTTCCCGCCGGCCCGCGACTGGTTCTACGGTGTGCGCACCTTCGCCGCCTCGATGATCGCGCTGTACATCGCCATGCTCATGCAGATGCCGCGCCCCTATTGGGCGATGGCCACCGTGTACATCGTCTCCAGCCCGTTTGTCGGCCCCACCAGTTCCAAGGCGTTGTACCGCGCCATTGGCACCCTGATGGGCGCGGCGGCGGCGGTGTTTTTTGTGCCGATGTTCGTGCAGTCGCCCTATGTGCTGGTGGTGGTGATTGCCTTGTGGACCGGCATCTTGCTGTTCCTCTCCATGCACCTGCGCACCGCCAACAACTATGCGCTGATGCTGGCCGGCTACACCTTGCCGCTGATCGCCCTGCCGGTGGTGGATAACCCGTTGGCCGTGTGGGACGTGGCCGAAGCGCGCACCGAAGAAATCTTCCTTGGCATCGCCGTCGCCGCTGTGGTCGGCGCGATGTTCTGGCCACGCCGCCTGGCGCCGGTGTTCGATGGCTCGGTGAGCAAATGGTTTGCCGACGCCCAGGTCTACAGCCAACGCTTTCTGACACGCAACGTCACGCCAGAAGAAGTCAGCAGCCTGCGCGGCGGCATGGTCGCCACCTTCAACACCCTGGAGCTGATGATCGGCCAGTTGCCCCATGAAGGCGCGCGGCCGCAGACGGTGCGCAACACCAAGGAACTGCGCGGCCGCATGATTCACCTGCTGCCCGTGGTGGAAGAACTCGACGACGCGCTCTACGCCGTCGAACAGCGTGCGCCGCAGTACCTCGAGCAACTGACGCCGCTGTTGGAGGCCTCCAACCAGTGGCTGCAAAGCAGCGCAGAAAACCCCACGCTGGACAGCTGGCGCGCCCTGCGCGACCAACTCGAAGCCCTGCTACCCAGCGGCGAAGCGCTGGACGAACGCCACACGCTGCTGTTCTCCAACGCCCTCTACCGTCTCGGCGAATGGATCGACCTGTGGCAAGACTGCCGCAGCCTGCAAGCTGCCATCGCCTGCGAAAGCCAGGTTACCTGGCGCGCCGTCTACCGCCACTGGCGCCTCGGTCGCCTGACCCCGTTCCTCGACCGTGGCCTGATGTTTTACTCGGCGTTTTCCACCGTCACCGCGATCATCGTCGCCTCGGTATTGTGGATTCTCTTGGGCTGGACCGACGGCGGCAGCGCGGTGATCCTCGCCGCCGTGGCGTGCAGCTTTTTCGCCTCGATGGACGACCCCGCGCCGCAGATCTACCGATTCTTTTTCTGGACCGCGATGTCGGTGCTCTTCGCCAGCCTTTATCTGTTTTTGGTGCTGCCTAACCTGCACGATTTTCCGATGCTGGTGCTGGCGTTCGCGTTGCCGTTCATCTGCATCGGCACGCTCACCGTGCAGCCGCGTTTCTACCTGGGCATGCTGCTGACGCTGGTCAACACCTCGTCGTTCATCAGCATCCAGGGGGCGTATGACGCGGACTTTCTCAACTTCGCCAACGTCAACCTGGCCGGGCCCGTAGGCTTGTTGTTCGCCTTTGTGTGGACCCTGATCGCGCGACCCTTCGGTGCCGAACTGGCGGCCAAGCGCCTGACCCGTTTCAGCTGGCACGACATTGTCGGCATGACTGAACCGGCGACCCTCAACGAACACCGTCACCTCGCCGCGCAAATGCTCGACCGCCTGATGCAGCACCTGCCGCGCCTGGCGATCATCGGCCAGGACACCGGCATCGCCCTGCGTGACCTGCGCGTGGCGCTGAACCTGCTCGACCTGCTGGCCTACTCGCCGCGCATCCTTGGCGTGCCACGGGTGCTGCTCAACCAGGTGGTCGAAGGTGTCGGCGGTTACTTCAAGGCCTGCCTCAAGGCCGGTGAACGCTTGCCCGCGCCGAGCGGTCTGCTGATGACCCTCGACCGCACGCGTCGTGCGCTCAACGGCCAGGGCCTGCAAGACGAAGACGATACCCGCGTGCACCTGCTGCACGCACTGGCCGGCCTGCGCCTGGCGTTGTTGCCCGGTGTGGAGTTCATTGGCGGCGCCGAGATGCAAGCGCCGCTACCCGATGGAGCGCCTTTATGA
- a CDS encoding DUF1656 domain-containing protein gives MIGDLDISGVFLPTLLVLMGITYVLFLVVHGLLTRLHFYRLVWHRALFNVGLYALLLGAVDSLSRYLMT, from the coding sequence ATGATCGGTGATCTGGATATCAGCGGGGTGTTCCTGCCCACGCTGCTGGTGCTGATGGGCATTACGTACGTGTTGTTTCTGGTGGTACACGGGTTGTTGACCCGTCTCCACTTCTACCGCCTGGTCTGGCACCGGGCATTGTTCAACGTGGGGCTCTACGCGCTGTTGCTGGGCGCGGTGGACTCACTCAGTCGATACCTGATGACATGA
- a CDS encoding efflux RND transporter periplasmic adaptor subunit: MKKPFLTIGRVVLTLLIVTFAVVVVWRMVMYYMFAPWTRDGHIRADIVQIAPDVSGLIQQVEVRDNQLVTKGQVLFAVDQDRFKLALRQAQAAVADRQETLAQANREYKRNRGLGNLVPSEQLEESQSRVARAQSALAEAQVTVDAAQLNLDRSVIRSPVDGYVNDRAPRSQEFVTAGRPVLSVVDSNSFHIDGYFEETKLDGIHVGMGVDIRVVGDNARLHGHVQSIVAGIEDRDRSSGANLLPNVNPAFSWVRLAQRIPVRIAFDEVPADFRMIAGRTATVSIIGDKP; this comes from the coding sequence ATGAAAAAACCGTTTTTGACCATCGGCCGTGTAGTCCTCACGTTGTTGATCGTGACCTTTGCGGTCGTCGTGGTGTGGCGCATGGTCATGTACTACATGTTTGCGCCGTGGACCCGCGACGGGCACATCCGCGCCGACATCGTGCAGATCGCCCCGGACGTGTCCGGGCTGATCCAACAAGTCGAGGTGCGTGACAACCAGCTGGTGACCAAGGGCCAGGTGCTCTTCGCCGTCGACCAGGATCGCTTCAAGCTGGCCCTGCGCCAAGCCCAGGCCGCCGTCGCCGACCGCCAGGAAACCCTGGCCCAGGCCAACCGCGAATACAAACGCAACCGTGGCCTGGGCAACCTGGTGCCGAGCGAGCAACTGGAAGAAAGCCAGTCCCGCGTTGCCCGTGCCCAATCGGCGCTGGCTGAAGCGCAGGTGACGGTGGACGCCGCCCAGCTCAACCTCGACCGCTCGGTGATCCGCAGCCCGGTGGACGGCTACGTCAACGACCGTGCGCCGCGCAGCCAGGAGTTCGTTACCGCCGGGCGTCCGGTGTTGTCGGTGGTGGACAGCAATTCGTTCCACATCGACGGTTACTTCGAAGAAACCAAGCTCGACGGTATCCACGTCGGCATGGGCGTGGACATTCGGGTGGTCGGCGACAACGCCCGTTTGCACGGGCATGTGCAGAGCATCGTCGCCGGTATCGAGGACCGTGACCGCAGCAGCGGCGCCAACCTGTTGCCCAACGTCAACCCGGCGTTCAGCTGGGTGCGCCTGGCCCAGCGGATTCCAGTGCGCATCGCGTTTGACGAGGTGCCGGCAGACTTCCGCATGATTGCCGGACGCACGGCCACGGTGTCGATCATTGGAGACAAGCCATGA
- a CDS encoding efflux transporter outer membrane subunit, whose product MKQRLAITALGLLLSACQAVGPDYKLPDAAAVKRGDLQGQLAGEGHNVVSAPVPADWWKLYNDARLDELVRQAMASNTDLRVAAANLQRSRYQVQQAESAGGWNAGVKAEAQRLQESGEAFLLADKVPVANIGSVGISTSYQFDLWGTLQRGIESAQASADAAQAAADIARITLVADVVRSYTQVCAANEELAIANESLQLQAQSTTLTQRLRDAGRGDETQVTRSQTQYKSLRADMPRYEAARQAGLFRLSMLLAKPVDQLPAGTGSCAELPHIAQLLPVGDGAALLKRRPDVRQAERQLAAATARIGVATGALYPDISIGATVGTVGILENLGTAPTNRWGFGPLISWTVPTNGARARIHEAEAATQGALAHFDGVVLNAIRETQTGLAQYTAQLQRRDALNEAGESAKEAADQTHRFFQAGRASFLADLQATRTYTDVRAQLAAANTQVAMSQIDLFLALGGGWESGRTQAAQASKP is encoded by the coding sequence ATGAAGCAACGGCTGGCCATTACTGCGCTGGGGTTGTTGCTGTCGGCCTGCCAGGCGGTGGGCCCGGATTACAAACTGCCGGATGCAGCGGCGGTGAAGCGCGGCGATCTGCAAGGGCAGCTCGCGGGCGAGGGCCACAATGTGGTGTCGGCGCCGGTGCCGGCCGACTGGTGGAAACTGTACAACGACGCGCGCCTGGACGAACTGGTGCGCCAGGCCATGGCCTCCAACACCGATCTGCGCGTGGCCGCCGCCAACCTGCAGCGTTCGCGGTATCAGGTGCAGCAGGCGGAATCCGCCGGTGGCTGGAATGCCGGGGTGAAGGCCGAGGCCCAGCGCTTGCAGGAATCCGGCGAGGCGTTCTTGCTGGCAGACAAAGTGCCGGTGGCGAACATCGGCAGTGTCGGCATCAGCACGTCGTACCAGTTCGACCTGTGGGGCACCTTGCAGCGCGGGATCGAAAGCGCCCAGGCCAGCGCTGATGCCGCCCAGGCCGCCGCCGATATTGCGCGCATCACCCTGGTGGCGGATGTGGTGCGTTCCTACACCCAGGTCTGCGCGGCCAACGAAGAACTGGCGATTGCCAACGAGTCCCTGCAACTGCAAGCCCAGAGCACCACCCTGACCCAGCGCCTGCGCGACGCCGGGCGCGGCGATGAAACCCAGGTGACCCGCTCGCAAACCCAATACAAATCCTTGCGCGCCGACATGCCGCGCTACGAAGCGGCGCGCCAGGCCGGTCTGTTCCGTCTGTCGATGCTGCTGGCCAAGCCGGTGGATCAATTGCCAGCGGGCACCGGCAGCTGTGCCGAGCTGCCGCACATCGCCCAGTTACTGCCGGTGGGCGACGGCGCCGCGCTGCTCAAGCGGCGTCCCGATGTGCGCCAGGCCGAACGCCAGTTGGCGGCAGCGACGGCGCGTATCGGCGTGGCCACCGGCGCGCTGTACCCGGACATCAGCATCGGCGCCACGGTCGGCACCGTCGGCATTCTGGAAAACCTCGGCACTGCACCGACCAACCGCTGGGGGTTCGGCCCGCTGATCAGTTGGACCGTGCCGACCAACGGCGCCCGCGCACGCATCCACGAAGCCGAAGCCGCGACCCAGGGCGCCCTGGCGCATTTCGACGGGGTGGTGCTCAACGCCATCCGCGAAACCCAGACGGGCCTGGCGCAATACACCGCGCAGTTGCAGCGTCGCGACGCCTTGAACGAAGCCGGCGAGTCGGCCAAGGAAGCGGCGGACCAGACGCACCGCTTCTTCCAGGCCGGCCGCGCGTCGTTCCTCGCCGACCTGCAAGCCACCCGCACCTACACCGATGTACGGGCGCAACTGGCGGCGGCGAACACCCAGGTTGCCATGAGCCAGATCGATCTGTTCCTGGCCTTGGGCGGCGGTTGGGAAAGCGGACGAACGCAAGCGGCGCAAGCCAGCAAACCCTGA
- a CDS encoding NADH:ubiquinone oxidoreductase subunit N: protein MKNPYAPAFWCVFFALVLLSAAYFYGVMLAHQIDKAMVFLDSACLVIGTLSIGVVAWASYQNHRIKRRLLEQGKTRVAIWDTKVALRRVETVFDRYFWGSYWQPGRTFQEVMGELTGTPLEKSLEALKKQCVALDQQVADGRHWLNNARELSDVAAQMARERYQLDFCDPKADTPGNAVIHREFEVLVYTWTARLKSFDHQLDEIDSEYS from the coding sequence ATGAAAAACCCTTATGCTCCCGCTTTCTGGTGCGTGTTCTTCGCACTGGTGTTGTTATCGGCTGCCTACTTCTATGGCGTCATGCTCGCCCATCAAATCGACAAGGCCATGGTGTTCCTCGACAGCGCCTGCCTGGTGATCGGTACCTTATCCATCGGCGTGGTGGCCTGGGCGTCCTACCAGAACCATCGGATCAAACGTCGGCTGCTCGAACAGGGCAAGACCCGCGTGGCGATCTGGGACACCAAGGTCGCCCTGCGCCGCGTCGAAACCGTATTCGACCGCTATTTCTGGGGCAGCTACTGGCAGCCTGGGCGCACCTTCCAGGAAGTCATGGGTGAACTCACTGGCACGCCCCTGGAAAAAAGCCTCGAAGCCCTGAAAAAACAGTGCGTGGCCCTGGATCAGCAAGTCGCCGACGGTAGGCATTGGCTGAATAATGCGCGGGAATTGTCCGACGTCGCCGCGCAAATGGCGCGGGAGCGCTACCAACTGGACTTCTGCGACCCCAAGGCCGACACCCCCGGCAATGCGGTGATCCACCGCGAGTTTGAGGTGCTGGTGTACACCTGGACGGCGCGGTTGAAGAGTTTTGATCACCAGCTCGATGAGATCGACTCGGAATACTCGTGA
- a CDS encoding YdgA family protein has product MNKPAVVLLGFVVAVGVVSAGGAWYTGKQLEPVLQTAVQDANKELQRSMAGVDGRLDLELVSLDRGLFSSTAHYRLKAQGSFFGEQNPNPELLFVDHIEHGPLPFSRLVSLKWLPVMATSHYALEKNATTEKWFAAAKDVSPLKGVANIGYSRSVSGNLELLPLEYKDDTSSASFSGLNLDFDSSAEGKKVKVDGFMNSLKLNAVDGNGTPFAADLSGLTVASNLEKSTFGFYTGQNTVELTDTKLTFGPQQTVLTLKGFEQKDTSDVKDNNMAGRVDYKIDAIGFQGKPVGSAAMAVSVKNIDVPSGLLLTKLYQDKMQPVQAAAAAGQPVPELQLTEAEQTLAEANVNQLLAAKPQVALENLSLKTAHGESKFNLVLDLAKPASMELPPVELGKQIIALLDANLTLSKPMIADIAALQAQAGGVTDPKAVEQQAQMASEMVSGMAVGTQLATLVGNDVVSQLHYANNEVTFNGQKMSVEQFIGFVLAKAGAVSGAQ; this is encoded by the coding sequence ATGAATAAGCCAGCCGTAGTTCTTTTGGGTTTTGTTGTCGCCGTTGGCGTCGTCAGTGCAGGCGGTGCCTGGTACACCGGCAAGCAGTTGGAGCCGGTGCTGCAAACGGCGGTGCAGGACGCCAACAAGGAACTGCAACGTTCCATGGCCGGCGTCGACGGGCGTCTGGACCTGGAGCTGGTCTCCCTCGACCGTGGCCTGTTCAGCAGTACCGCGCACTATCGCCTCAAGGCCCAGGGCTCGTTCTTCGGTGAGCAGAACCCGAACCCGGAACTGCTCTTCGTCGACCACATCGAACACGGCCCGCTGCCGTTCTCGCGTCTGGTGTCGCTGAAGTGGCTGCCGGTCATGGCCACCAGTCACTACGCGCTGGAAAAGAACGCCACCACCGAAAAATGGTTCGCCGCCGCCAAAGACGTGTCGCCGCTCAAGGGCGTGGCCAATATCGGCTACAGCCGTTCGGTCAGCGGTAATCTCGAATTGCTGCCACTGGAGTACAAGGACGACACGTCCAGTGCCAGCTTCTCCGGTCTGAACCTGGACTTCGACAGCAGCGCCGAAGGCAAGAAGGTCAAGGTCGACGGCTTCATGAACAGCCTCAAGCTGAACGCCGTCGATGGCAACGGCACGCCCTTCGCCGCCGACCTGTCCGGCCTGACCGTGGCCAGCAACCTGGAAAAATCCACCTTCGGCTTCTACACCGGGCAGAACACCGTTGAACTGACCGACACCAAGCTGACCTTCGGCCCGCAACAAACCGTGCTGACCCTCAAGGGCTTCGAGCAGAAAGACACCAGCGACGTCAAAGACAACAACATGGCTGGCCGCGTCGACTACAAGATCGACGCGATCGGCTTCCAGGGCAAACCGGTCGGCTCCGCCGCCATGGCCGTGAGCGTGAAGAACATCGACGTGCCGTCGGGCCTGCTGCTGACCAAGCTCTATCAGGACAAGATGCAGCCGGTGCAAGCCGCCGCCGCTGCCGGGCAACCGGTGCCGGAACTGCAACTGACCGAAGCCGAGCAGACCCTGGCCGAAGCCAACGTCAACCAACTGCTGGCCGCCAAGCCGCAAGTGGCGCTGGAAAACCTGTCGCTGAAAACCGCCCACGGCGAAAGCAAGTTCAACCTGGTCCTGGACCTGGCCAAGCCTGCGTCCATGGAGCTGCCACCTGTTGAACTGGGCAAGCAGATCATTGCGCTGCTGGATGCCAACCTGACCCTGTCCAAGCCCATGATCGCCGATATCGCCGCCCTGCAAGCCCAGGCCGGTGGCGTGACCGATCCGAAAGCCGTCGAGCAGCAAGCGCAGATGGCTTCTGAAATGGTCAGCGGCATGGCCGTCGGCACCCAACTGGCGACCCTGGTCGGCAATGACGTGGTGTCCCAGCTGCACTACGCCAACAACGAAGTGACCTTCAACGGCCAGAAGATGAGCGTTGAGCAATTCATTGGTTTCGTGTTGGCCAAAGCCGGTGCGGTGAGCGGCGCGCAGTAA